The Deltaproteobacteria bacterium HGW-Deltaproteobacteria-4 DNA window GGTTGAAGGTGCCCTTGATGCGCTGCATCGTCACGGCACTGATCCGACGTCGATTACCACTGTGCGCGTCCCCGGGGCCTTTGAAATTCCCTTGGTGGCGAAACGGTTGGCGGCCACCGGCGAGTACGATGCCTTGATCTGCCTTGGTGCGGTCATTCGTGGTGCGACCCCGCACTTTGATTACGTCGCTTCCGAGGTCTCGAAAGGGATTGCCACGGTCAGTCTCGAAAGTGGGCTGCCGATCGCTTTCGGGATCCTGACGACCGAGACGATTGAGCAGGCGATTGAGCGGGCCGGGACCAAGGCCGGGAACAAGGGCTTTGATGCCGCTGTCTCTGTCATTGAGATGGTCAACTTGTTAAAGGCGATCTAGGCATATGGGCGCAGGAAGTAGACGGCAGGGGCGGGAGATTGCCCT harbors:
- a CDS encoding 6,7-dimethyl-8-ribityllumazine synthase, producing the protein MNRTLEGKLDGSGLRFAIIVSRFNSFIGERLVEGALDALHRHGTDPTSITTVRVPGAFEIPLVAKRLAATGEYDALICLGAVIRGATPHFDYVASEVSKGIATVSLESGLPIAFGILTTETIEQAIERAGTKAGNKGFDAAVSVIEMVNLLKAI